Proteins from a genomic interval of Luteibacter pinisoli:
- a CDS encoding DUF3247 family protein has product MSREADTVHTDQGSIARLQALIGQLRDNAKVRLHLQDGSTITGIVSVVPTVQNFVDAAGVEGVNGAVKLIDNDRPAWSATVTLDTIARVEHLDSVAYGTSQT; this is encoded by the coding sequence ATGAGCCGCGAAGCCGATACTGTCCACACCGACCAGGGCTCGATCGCCCGCCTCCAGGCGTTGATCGGGCAGTTGCGCGATAACGCGAAAGTGCGCCTGCACCTGCAGGATGGCTCGACCATCACTGGCATCGTGTCGGTGGTGCCGACGGTGCAGAACTTCGTCGATGCCGCTGGCGTGGAGGGCGTGAACGGCGCGGTGAAACTCATCGATAACGACCGGCCCGCCTGGTCGGCGACGGTGACGCTCGACACGATCGCCCGTGTCGAGCATCTGGACTCCGTGGCTTACGGCACCTCGCAGACCTGA